A window of the Vigna angularis cultivar LongXiaoDou No.4 chromosome 3, ASM1680809v1, whole genome shotgun sequence genome harbors these coding sequences:
- the LOC108341156 gene encoding carboxyl-terminal-processing peptidase 2, chloroplastic: protein MEFVASSVNASSSLRCCHNTPFPTISIPKVSQWKCFSLRVLESRFPLAHSRNKCVGYRNRDSGREFSVGVVSRISSICYPQCSYFPSSWGFFAKRTKYNSLLRLKDCSDIRQRASILFVRLVTGVMLVMSVSLASTESSWGLSEENLLFLEAWRTIDRAYIDKSFNGQSWFRYREDALRNEPMNNREETYKAIKKMLATLDDPFTRFLEPEKLRSLRSGTQGALTGVGISIGYPSKTDVQTGGLVVISASPGGPAYRAGVSSGDVILEIDDTSTENMGLYDAAERLQGPEGTSIALTIRSGLDIKHLELTREKVSVNPVKSKLCKLPASGNDPPTVGYIKLTSFNQKASSAIKEAINTLRSDNVNAFVLDLRDNSGGLFPEGIETAKIWLDKGVIVYICDSRGVRDILDTDGSSALATSEPLAVLVNKGTASASEILAGALKDNKRAILFGEPTYGKGKIQSVFELSDGSGLVVTVARYETPAHTDIDKVGVIPDHPLPLSFPKDEDAFCSCLQDPASSCYVNRVQLFSQ, encoded by the exons ATGGAATTCGTTGCAAGCTCTGTGaatgcttcttcttctcttcgTTGCTGTCATAATACGCCTTTTCCTACTATCTCTATTCCTAAG GTGTCACAATGGAAATGTTTTTCATTAAGGGTTTTGGAATCTCGGTTTCCGTTGGCACATAGCAGGAATAAATGTGTTGGTTATAGAAATAGGGATTCTGGAAGAGAATTTTCAGTTGGAGTTGTGTCACGGATAAGCAGCATCTGTTATCCTCAGTGTAGCTATTTTCCATCAAGTTGGGGTTTCTTTGCCAAAAGGACGAAATATAATAGTCTTCTGAGACTGAAGGATTGTTCAGACATAAGACAGCGTGCTTCTATTCTATTTGTGCGGCTGGTTACTGGAGTGATGTTGGTCATGTCTGTTTCTCTGGCTTCTACTGAGTCATCAT GGGGGCTGTCTGAAGAGAATCTTCTCTTTCTGGAGGCGTGGAGAACAATTGACCGAGCGTATATTGATAAAAGTTTTAATGGACAAAGTTGGTTTAGGTATAGAGAAGATGCACTTCGCAATGAACCAATGAACAATCGAGAAGAAACAT ATAAGGCAATAAAAAAGATGCTTGCCACATTGGATGATCCATTCACCAGATTTTTGGAGCCTGAAAAGCTTAGAAGTTTGAGG TCTGGAACTCAAGGCGCTTTAACAGGAGTGGGGATATCAATAGGCTACCCATCAAAGACTGATGTGCAAACTGGTGGACTTGTTGTCATTTCAGCTTCTCCAGGAGGTCCTGCATATAGAGCTGGTGTCTCATCTGGAGATGTTATTCTGGAAATTGATGATACAAGCACAGAAAACATGGGGCTATATGATGCAGCTGAGCGCTTACA GGGACCGGAAGGAACCTCTATAGCTTTGACTATTCGGAGTGGTTTGGACATAAAACACCTGGAATTAAC GCGTGAGAAAGTTTCTGTGAATCCAGTGAAGTCAAAACTGTGCAAGCTACCTGCTTCAGGAAATGATCCCCCGACAGTTGGTTATATCAAACTAACATCTTTTAATCAAAAGGCTTCAA GTGCTATCAAAGAAGCAATCAATACATTAAGGAGCGATAATGTTAATGCATTTGTTTTGGACCTAAGAGATAATAG TGGTGGTCTTTTCCCAGAAGGAATTGAGACTGCCAAAATTTG GTTGGACAAAGGAGTAATTGTGTATATTTGTGATAGTCGTGGTGTTCGAGATATACTTGATACAGATGGAAGTAGTGCACTGGCAACATCAGAACCCCTGGCTGTACTG GTAAACAAGGGAACTGCAAGTGCCAGCGAAATATTAGCTGGTGCATTGAAAGACAATAAACGGGCCATATTGTTTGGAGAGCCAACATATGGAAAAGG GAAGATCCAATCAGTTTTTGAGCTCTCAGATGGCTCTGGATTAGTTGTTACAGTTGCTCGCTATGAGACACCTGCACATACAGATATTGACAAG GTTGGCGTCATTCCTGACCATCCTCTGCCTTTGTCATTTCCTAAGGATGAGGATGCATTTTGTAGTTGCCTCCAAGATCCTGCATCTTCTTGCTATGTTAACAGGGTCCAGCTGTTTTCACAATGA
- the LOC108343178 gene encoding polyadenylate-binding protein 1 isoform X2, with amino-acid sequence MLGQSMLVDYACTPEEVQQHFQSCGTVNRVTILTDKFGQPKGFAYVEFVEIDAVQNALLLNESELHGRQLKVSAKRTNVPGMKQYYGRRPTGFRSRRPFMPAPFFPPYSYGRVPRYRRPTRYRPY; translated from the exons ATGCTCGGTCAATCTATGTTG GTTGACTATGCATGTACGCCTGAAGAAGTCCAGCAGCATTTTCAGTCCTGTGGAACTGTGAACAGGGTTACCATACTGACAGACAAATTTGGTCAACCAAAAGGGTTTGCTTATGTAGAATTTGTGGAGATTGATGCAGTTCAGAATGCTCTCCTGTTAAATGAATCAGAATTGCATGGTCGACAACTAAAg GTCTCAGCCAAGCGTACAAACGTTCCTGGAATGAAGCAGTATTATGGAAGAAGGCCTACTGGTTTCCGATCTAGGAGGCCTTTCATGCCTGCTCCATTCTTTCCACCGTATAGTTATGG AAGGGTTCCAAGGTATAGAAGACCCACACGATACAGGCCATACTAG
- the LOC108341350 gene encoding uncharacterized protein LOC108341350, with amino-acid sequence MEAVKSWQLRTKKDIHTCSREFNLKLVDAKWLSKKLVKTVQENPKMKGVDIREKVQRKWNIGISRSMAYRAKAIASNEIDGSFNEQYKRIYDYAHELLERNPGSTVKVHVENNEGELIFKRFYCCLKACKDSFVCCRPIIGLDGAFLKGKYGGELLTAVGRDGNDQMLPIAYAVVEVENKDSWMWFLELLIDDLGGGEVCSSITFVSDQQKGLLPAIQQLLPGVDQRFCVRHLYSNFRKKFPGKNLKQLMWRAATATHPQNWEREMRNIKDINEDAFKHLIAIPPRYWSRSRFSPTPKCDTLVNNITEAFNSVLVHTRTKPIITMLEEIRVYIMQRWAKNRSKIQSFSGPICPKIQARFTKESQATKNWIPSWSAHKLFEVRHVSQSGEKFVVNIDEFSCSCRRWSITGIPCCHSLAAMKFLNIDGQQFIPACFLKSTYEETYASIVYPINGNNMWDLTPYPDVMPPRKKVMPGRPKRKRRLEQWEIRKDDSRVSKGGLRKRCGICREVGHNRSRCPKATEEPIMPSSQLSEVCMNDEEAEL; translated from the exons ATGGAGGCTGTAAAATCATGGCAGCTGAGAACTAAAAAAGACATTCATACATGCAGCAGGGAGTTCAACCTGAAGTTAGTTGACGCCAAGTGGTTGAGCAAAAAGTTGGTGAAAACAGTTCAGGAAAATCCTAAGATGAAGGGTGTTGATATTCGTGAAAAAGTTCAAAGGAAGTGGAACATAGGTATATCAAGGTCTATGGCTTATAGAGCCAAAGCTATTGCTTCTAATGAAATTGATGGGTCCTTTAATGAACAATATAAGAGGATATATGATTATGCGCATGAGTTGTTGGAAAGAAATCCAGGATCTACAGTTAAGGTCCATGTTGAGAATAATGAGGGTGAGTTAATTTTCAAGAGATTTTACTGTTGTCTGAAGGCATGCAAAGACAGTTTTGTCTGCTGTAGGCCAATAATTGGATTAGATGGAGCCTTTTTGAAAGGGAAGTATGGTGGTGAGCTGTTGACGGCTGTTGGGAGGGATGGAAATGATCAAATGTTGCCCATTGCATATGCGGTGGTAGAAGTCGAAAACAAAGATTCATGGATGTGGTTTTTGGAACTTTTGATTGATGATCTTGGTGGTGGAGAAGTGTGTTCTTCAATTACTTTTGTCTCCGACCAACAAAAg GGTCTACTACCAGCCATACAACAGTTACTCCCAGGTGTTGACCAGAGATTTTGTGTCAGACACTTATATTCAAACTTTAGGAAAAAGTTTCCTGGTAAAAATCTGAAACAGCTGATGTGGAGGGCAGCTACTGCCACTCATCCACAAAACTGGGAAAGGGAGATGAGAAACATTAAAGATATAAATGAAGACGCATTCAAGCATTTGATTGCCATCCCTCCAAG ATATTGGTCAAGGTCCAGATTCAGTCCAACACCAAAATGTGACACATTGGTCAACAATATCACTGAGGCTTTCAACAGTGTCTTGGTTCACACCAGGACTAAACCAATCATAACAATGCTGGAAGAAATTAGGGTATACATAATGCAAAGATGGGCAAAAAACAGGTCTAAGATACAATCATTTTCAGGACCAATTTGTCCAAAGATCCAGGCCAGATTTACAAAGGAATCCCAAGCAACTAAGAATTGGATACCTAG CTGGTCAGCACACAAACTGTTTGAAGTAAGACACGTCTCCCAAAGTGGAGAAAAATTTGTTGTAAACATAGACGAGTTCTCCTGCTCGTGCAGGAGATGGAGCATCACAGGAATTCCATGTTGTCACTCCCTTGCCGCAATGAAGTTTCTTAATATTGATGGCCAGCAGTTCATTCCGGCTTGCTTTCTAAAGTCCACCTATGAAGAAACCTATGCATCAATCGTATATCCCATCAACGGCAACAACATGTGGGACCTAACACCATATCCGGATGTCATGCCTCCTAGGAAAAAGGTTATGCCTGGAAGacctaaaaggaaaagaagactgGAGCAGTGGGAGATCAGAAAGGATGATTCACGAGTGAGCAAGGGTGGTTTGCGGAAGAGATGCGGGATATGTAGGGAGGTTGGGCACAACAGGAGTCGTTGCCCGAAAGCAACCGAAGAACCAATCATGCCATCATCGCAATTATCTGAAGTGTGTATGAATGATGAGGAAGCTGAACTATAG
- the LOC108343178 gene encoding polyadenylate-binding protein 1 isoform X1 → MEQEEHEVYGADIPDEEVDMDADADQQDDQLPSNHTTKELEDMRKRLKEIEEEASALREMQAKVEKEMGAVQDSSGPSATQAEKEEVDARSIYVGNVDYACTPEEVQQHFQSCGTVNRVTILTDKFGQPKGFAYVEFVEIDAVQNALLLNESELHGRQLKVSAKRTNVPGMKQYYGRRPTGFRSRRPFMPAPFFPPYSYGRVPRYRRPTRYRPY, encoded by the exons ATGGAGCAGGAAGAGCATGAAGTATACGGTGCAGACATTCCCGACGAGGAGGTTGACATGGACGCCGACGCCGACCAACAAGACGACCAACTTCCCTCCAATCACACAACCAAG GAATTGGAGGATATGAGGAAGAGGCTGAAGGAGATCGAGGAAGAAGCTAGCGCGCTTCGCGAAATGCAGGCCAAGGTTGAAAAAGAGATGGGAGCTGTTCAAG ATTCGTCTGGTCCATCTGCAACTCAAGCTGAAAAGGAAGAAGTGGATGCTCGGTCAATCTATGTTGGTAAT GTTGACTATGCATGTACGCCTGAAGAAGTCCAGCAGCATTTTCAGTCCTGTGGAACTGTGAACAGGGTTACCATACTGACAGACAAATTTGGTCAACCAAAAGGGTTTGCTTATGTAGAATTTGTGGAGATTGATGCAGTTCAGAATGCTCTCCTGTTAAATGAATCAGAATTGCATGGTCGACAACTAAAg GTCTCAGCCAAGCGTACAAACGTTCCTGGAATGAAGCAGTATTATGGAAGAAGGCCTACTGGTTTCCGATCTAGGAGGCCTTTCATGCCTGCTCCATTCTTTCCACCGTATAGTTATGG AAGGGTTCCAAGGTATAGAAGACCCACACGATACAGGCCATACTAG